One Cervus canadensis isolate Bull #8, Minnesota chromosome 1, ASM1932006v1, whole genome shotgun sequence genomic window carries:
- the LOC122452877 gene encoding cytochrome c oxidase assembly factor 5-like: MPRYYKDKPEGGACAGVKEDLGVCLLQSDCMLKEGKSPRQCLKEGNCKALKYSFFECMRSMLDARSRFRGRKGY; the protein is encoded by the coding sequence ATGCCCCGGTATTACAAGGACAAGCCGGAGGGCGGAGCGTGCGCGGGCGTGAAGGAGGATCTGGGCGTGTGTCTGCTGCAGTCTGATTGCATGCTCAAGGAAGGAAAATCCCCTCGGCAGTGTCTGAAGGAAGGAAACTGCAAAGCTTTGAAATACTCATTTTTTGAGTGTATGAGATCAATGTTGGATGCCAGATCAAGATTCAGGGGAAGAAAAGGATATTGA